In one window of Campylobacter coli DNA:
- a CDS encoding META domain-containing protein codes for MKKTLQIVLAAAFFAGCASTSVNSKSTSKISNEFMQNQLFEIDKIVVNGKTFDPKNAEENPNISFENNKFYGYAGCNRFFGSYQSNENTLEIQGDRVASTQMLCHPLEVMEFENAFLSNFKGSFTISNKNGKLILNNGEMEIFFK; via the coding sequence ATGAAAAAAACTTTGCAAATTGTTTTAGCTGCAGCTTTTTTTGCCGGTTGCGCTAGCACTTCTGTAAATTCAAAATCAACTTCTAAAATCAGCAATGAATTTATGCAAAATCAGCTTTTTGAAATAGATAAAATTGTAGTCAATGGTAAAACCTTTGATCCTAAAAATGCTGAAGAAAATCCAAATATTAGCTTTGAAAATAATAAATTTTATGGTTATGCAGGATGTAATCGTTTCTTTGGTTCTTATCAAAGCAATGAAAATACTTTAGAAATTCAAGGAGATCGCGTTGCGTCAACTCAAATGCTTTGCCATCCTTTAGAAGTTATGGAATTTGAAAATGCCTTTCTTTCAAATTTTAAAGGAAGTTTTACAATTTCAAATAAAAATGGTAAATTAATCCTTAATAACGGTGAGATGGAAATATTCTTTAAATAA
- a CDS encoding J domain-containing protein: protein MKAFLYVTLGIIVTIMRICVFVYCIAGGLIIAQQAYYFKGVLGEILYFLGFDKKSLVAAILVFFISAWLIALIGNVVIFITEAILSRLIDNIWKILGYSLATFMFAPYYFTKAFIYYPIKCSIIVFKYLSWNTKFFLSLIWVTLLTILFIVFFYFDVINLIAHQFSGYYKEITNIKRINYNYIFNIFGICIAINIVSLGMIFLFKKTESLLYMRAYKILNQNKGYEKKQGKDFFKQEQLDNFQQNELDILLKIFDLTQETLNKENLKKHYKELARQLHPDLVPPHKKKEAHNQFVELQKNYDKLQKYLKE from the coding sequence ATGAAAGCGTTTTTGTATGTGACTTTGGGTATAATTGTCACTATAATGCGTATTTGTGTTTTTGTTTATTGTATTGCTGGAGGATTGATTATCGCACAGCAAGCATATTACTTTAAGGGTGTTTTGGGTGAAATTTTATATTTTTTAGGTTTTGATAAAAAAAGTTTAGTTGCGGCTATTTTGGTTTTTTTTATAAGTGCTTGGCTAATTGCTCTTATTGGTAATGTTGTCATTTTTATCACTGAAGCAATTTTATCTAGGCTAATTGACAATATTTGGAAAATTCTTGGTTATTCTTTGGCTACTTTTATGTTTGCACCATATTATTTTACAAAGGCTTTTATATATTATCCTATAAAATGTAGTATAATAGTCTTTAAATATTTATCTTGGAATACTAAATTTTTTCTATCTTTAATATGGGTGACGCTTCTAACTATTTTATTTATTGTATTTTTTTATTTTGATGTTATCAATTTAATTGCGCATCAATTTAGTGGGTATTATAAAGAAATTACTAATATAAAAAGAATAAATTATAATTATATTTTTAATATTTTTGGAATTTGTATTGCTATTAATATTGTTAGCTTGGGAATGATTTTTTTATTTAAAAAAACAGAAAGTTTGCTTTATATGAGAGCTTATAAAATACTAAATCAAAACAAAGGATATGAAAAAAAACAAGGTAAAGATTTTTTTAAACAAGAGCAACTAGATAATTTTCAACAAAATGAACTTGATATACTGTTAAAAATCTTTGATTTAACACAAGAAACATTAAATAAGGAAAATTTAAAAAAACATTATAAAGAATTAGCAAGACAACTTCACCCTGATCTTGTGCCACCGCATAAGAAGAAAGAAGCACATAATCAATTTGTAGAATTGCAAAAGAATTATGATAAATTACAAAAGTATTTAAAGGAGTAA
- a CDS encoding methyl-accepting chemotaxis protein, whose amino-acid sequence MFRTIGFKVSAAIFVVLLLSFIAMQLILNLDFKNTADKMSKSNLNTVSSSVFQTMRMAMNLGDPEKIQEAIEDAKTIEGISDIKIYPSKETIELFEIKNPKISQDKLIIDQFTQPNLISLEQKLDNINHLRLIRPLIADESCIACHANANLGSVLGVMDVYHSLENIEKDIAKTSRSYIVIFTIALIFTLIVVLFVLKIVVGNPIMELLSHAKELAQGSGNLRARIRVKGRDEIAKACEYINQFIEKTQKTVSSASLNSKNVEKQSILLNSNAIELNEISTSSHQKIDSSFKLGVDIGKDLDEISNLSSDANKANDKSYQLLDQMIHSLLEIDKKVSDLVQNENDLALKIENMVKYAQNIQKATQMMSEIADKTNLLSLNAGIESARAGSYGKGFSVIAEDIRTLANNSEEFLHNVELIIKELLESIQEVAKELKENSHSIFSLNENTHLLANSANEVKLCNQDSKNLVTQCTQRIKISQENIQNLLMHMRENVEASGKNEEISKILLQVADELKIVCHNLESELSQFQI is encoded by the coding sequence ATGTTTAGAACTATAGGTTTTAAAGTTTCTGCAGCAATTTTTGTTGTTTTGTTGTTAAGTTTTATTGCTATGCAATTGATTTTAAATTTAGACTTTAAAAATACCGCAGATAAGATGAGCAAATCTAATTTAAACACTGTTAGTTCTTCCGTCTTTCAAACCATGAGAATGGCTATGAATTTAGGAGATCCTGAAAAAATTCAAGAAGCTATTGAAGATGCTAAAACGATTGAGGGCATTAGTGATATTAAAATTTATCCTTCAAAAGAAACCATAGAGCTCTTTGAGATTAAAAATCCTAAAATTTCACAAGACAAACTTATTATAGATCAATTTACTCAACCTAATTTAATCTCTTTAGAGCAAAAGCTTGATAATATTAATCACCTAAGGCTTATCCGTCCTTTGATCGCAGATGAGAGTTGTATAGCTTGTCATGCTAATGCAAATTTGGGCAGTGTTTTGGGTGTTATGGATGTATATCATTCTTTAGAAAACATAGAAAAAGATATTGCAAAAACGAGCAGATCTTATATAGTGATTTTTACTATAGCTTTGATTTTTACGCTTATAGTGGTACTTTTTGTGCTTAAAATAGTTGTGGGAAATCCTATTATGGAACTTTTAAGTCATGCTAAAGAATTAGCACAAGGAAGCGGAAACTTAAGAGCTAGGATACGAGTTAAAGGGCGTGATGAAATCGCTAAAGCATGCGAGTATATTAACCAATTTATAGAAAAAACGCAAAAAACAGTAAGCAGCGCAAGTCTTAATTCAAAAAATGTGGAAAAACAAAGCATTCTTTTAAATTCTAATGCAATAGAACTTAATGAAATTTCAACTTCTAGCCATCAAAAGATAGATTCTAGCTTTAAGCTAGGTGTTGATATAGGGAAGGATTTAGATGAAATATCTAACCTTTCTAGTGATGCAAATAAAGCAAATGATAAATCTTACCAGCTTTTAGATCAGATGATACATTCACTTCTTGAAATCGATAAAAAAGTGAGTGATTTGGTGCAAAATGAAAATGATTTAGCACTAAAAATTGAAAATATGGTTAAATATGCACAAAATATACAAAAAGCCACACAAATGATGAGCGAAATAGCGGATAAAACCAATCTTTTATCCTTAAATGCCGGCATAGAATCTGCTAGAGCAGGTAGTTATGGTAAGGGTTTTTCTGTCATTGCTGAAGATATTAGAACTTTAGCTAACAATAGTGAGGAATTTTTACATAATGTAGAACTTATAATCAAAGAACTCTTAGAGAGTATACAAGAAGTTGCTAAAGAACTTAAGGAAAATTCTCATAGTATTTTTTCACTCAATGAAAATACCCATTTGCTTGCAAATAGTGCAAACGAAGTAAAACTTTGCAATCAAGATTCTAAAAATCTTGTGACTCAATGTACTCAGAGGATTAAAATTTCGCAAGAAAATATTCAAAATTTACTTATGCATATGCGAGAAAATGTTGAGGCAAGCGGTAAAAATGAGGAAATCTCTAAAATTTTACTTCAAGTCGCAGATGAGTTAAAAATAGTGTGTCATAATTTAGAAAGCGAATTGAGTCAATTTCAAATTTAA
- a CDS encoding SH3 domain-containing protein, producing the protein MKIWLYPCLATLFFTACSLKESGLNSNPSQSISNFEYQQDSHYAKLEFDQNISVLSKMNQNINFDSQKYKQHFFSPWHSSFKALENQNLFWSFSLYTNPKNIYYFFNKQVIPLSWFEKTIDNANTKELGKLNKKALIIQNTLVKNIPTQRVILKNPYLESEGIPFDYASDSILNAGTPILVSHFSKDKRYAFVLSEAGVGFIESKDLEFFSDSRAQIYEKLNFLTPLKEKLAILDEDGNFFFESRIGALYPYYKEDKNYFYGKIGPKKYKISKDNASKFPLNFNDENLKNQISEVLNLPYGWGGYNFERDCSLLTRDVFSAFGLYLPRNSAAQKNSFTHFDISTLDNSQKKDFLDRFGKAYLNLLYLPGHIMLYAGKISDKNVAVHNIWGLRKDETQRLLISSSVITSLEIGKDEISKENLLLSRLKEVSFIYLNKEEKEQITNYLEKLKNKAD; encoded by the coding sequence ATGAAAATTTGGCTATATCCTTGTCTTGCAACATTATTTTTTACCGCTTGCTCTTTGAAAGAATCGGGGTTAAATTCAAACCCATCACAGAGTATTTCAAATTTTGAATATCAACAAGACTCGCACTATGCAAAACTCGAATTTGATCAAAATATCAGTGTTTTATCTAAAATGAATCAAAATATAAATTTTGATTCTCAAAAATACAAGCAACATTTTTTTAGCCCATGGCACAGCTCTTTTAAAGCTTTAGAGAATCAAAATCTTTTTTGGTCATTTTCTTTATATACAAATCCTAAAAATATTTATTATTTCTTTAATAAGCAAGTAATACCCTTATCTTGGTTTGAAAAAACCATAGATAATGCAAACACCAAAGAACTAGGCAAGCTCAACAAAAAAGCATTAATTATACAAAATACCCTTGTTAAAAATATCCCTACGCAAAGAGTGATTTTAAAAAATCCTTATCTTGAAAGCGAAGGAATTCCCTTTGATTATGCAAGTGATAGCATTTTAAATGCAGGTACTCCTATCCTAGTTTCGCATTTTAGCAAGGATAAACGCTATGCTTTTGTATTGAGTGAAGCAGGAGTGGGGTTTATAGAAAGTAAAGATTTAGAATTTTTTTCTGACAGCAGGGCGCAAATTTATGAAAAACTTAACTTTCTTACACCTTTAAAAGAAAAATTAGCCATTTTAGATGAAGATGGAAATTTTTTCTTTGAAAGCAGAATCGGAGCGCTTTATCCTTATTATAAAGAAGATAAAAATTATTTTTACGGAAAAATAGGCCCTAAAAAATACAAGATATCTAAAGATAATGCAAGTAAATTTCCTCTCAATTTTAATGATGAAAATTTAAAAAATCAAATTTCTGAAGTTTTAAATTTACCTTATGGCTGGGGCGGTTATAATTTCGAAAGGGATTGTTCTTTACTTACTCGCGATGTCTTTTCAGCTTTTGGGCTTTATTTGCCAAGAAATTCAGCTGCACAAAAAAATTCTTTTACGCATTTTGATATAAGCACTCTTGATAATTCTCAAAAAAAAGATTTCTTAGATCGTTTTGGAAAAGCTTATTTAAATTTACTCTATTTGCCTGGTCACATAATGCTTTATGCAGGAAAAATTTCAGATAAAAATGTCGCTGTACACAATATATGGGGATTAAGAAAAGATGAAACCCAAAGACTGCTTATAAGCTCGAGTGTTATTACTAGTTTAGAGATTGGAAAAGATGAAATTTCAAAAGAAAATTTATTGCTTTCAAGACTTAAGGAAGTGAGTTTTATTTATTTAAATAAAGAAGAAAAAGAACAAATTACAAATTACTTAGAAAAGTTAAAAAATAAAGCAGATTAA
- a CDS encoding DnaJ family molecular chaperone, with amino-acid sequence MIFVLIVLTILVFYWYYKTWGKQDFLNSATRGAKGFAKGFARGVMEERIDEFKRRMNYYVIALLAKIAKSDGRVSENEAEMISQILDANAKDERERAFLKASFNEHKENIHDAFYVAKDFLKEVPLPKNERFNVLRVLVFMALVDADFSAKKREILEQIAKAFDIAKSELDNFIASISNLKSTKKELSLDEAYRILELSNNADLNAVKKQYRALAKKYHPDILNANNVSEEELKKGVEKFQKINEAYEKIKKHLEK; translated from the coding sequence ATGATTTTTGTTTTAATCGTTTTAACTATCTTGGTGTTTTATTGGTATTATAAAACTTGGGGGAAGCAAGATTTTTTAAACTCAGCTACACGAGGAGCTAAAGGTTTTGCCAAAGGCTTTGCTCGTGGAGTCATGGAAGAGAGGATAGATGAATTTAAAAGGCGTATGAATTACTATGTTATCGCACTTTTGGCAAAGATAGCAAAAAGTGATGGTAGGGTAAGTGAAAATGAAGCGGAAATGATCAGCCAAATTTTAGATGCAAACGCCAAAGATGAAAGAGAAAGGGCTTTTTTAAAAGCAAGTTTTAATGAGCACAAAGAAAATATCCACGATGCTTTTTATGTGGCAAAAGATTTTTTAAAAGAAGTTCCTTTGCCGAAAAATGAACGCTTTAATGTGCTTCGTGTGCTTGTGTTTATGGCCTTGGTTGATGCAGATTTTAGCGCAAAAAAGCGTGAAATTTTAGAGCAGATTGCAAAAGCTTTTGATATTGCAAAAAGTGAGCTTGATAATTTTATCGCAAGTATTTCAAATTTAAAAAGTACCAAAAAAGAACTAAGCCTTGATGAGGCTTATCGTATTTTAGAGCTTTCAAATAATGCGGATTTAAACGCGGTAAAAAAACAATACAGAGCTTTAGCTAAAAAATATCACCCTGATATTTTAAATGCAAACAATGTCAGCGAAGAAGAGCTTAAAAAAGGTGTAGAAAAATTTCAAAAAATCAACGAAGCTTATGAAAAAATCAAAAAGCATTTAGAAAAATAA
- a CDS encoding N-carbamoylputrescine amidohydrolase, producing MKIALIQQKFHSTKEKTIEKTCEFVEQAAKQGAELVCLGELHQSEYFCQSENVEFFDLANDYEKDVQFWSSVAKKHGVVLLTSLFEKRSAGLYHNTAVVFEKDGSIAGKYRKMHIPDDPCFYEKFYFTPGDLGFEPINTSLGKLGVLVCWDQWYPEAARLMALKGAQILIYPTAIGWFDKDEKEEKQRQLGAWLGVQKGHAIANGLYTVAVNRVGFEEDKSGVEEGIRFWGNSFVFGPQGEEICILDSENECVKLVDIDLERSENVRRWWPFLRDRRIEYFSDLSKRFID from the coding sequence ATGAAAATTGCACTAATTCAACAAAAATTTCACTCTACTAAAGAAAAAACTATAGAAAAAACTTGCGAATTTGTCGAACAAGCTGCTAAGCAAGGAGCCGAGCTTGTTTGCTTAGGAGAGCTTCATCAAAGCGAGTATTTTTGCCAAAGTGAAAATGTGGAATTTTTTGATTTGGCAAATGATTATGAAAAAGATGTGCAGTTTTGGTCGAGCGTAGCAAAGAAACACGGTGTAGTTTTACTTACTTCGCTTTTTGAAAAAAGAAGCGCAGGGCTTTATCATAATACTGCTGTAGTTTTTGAAAAAGATGGAAGTATAGCAGGAAAGTATCGCAAGATGCATATACCTGATGATCCTTGTTTTTATGAAAAATTCTATTTTACTCCAGGTGATTTGGGTTTTGAACCTATAAATACAAGTTTAGGAAAGCTTGGAGTACTTGTTTGTTGGGATCAGTGGTATCCTGAAGCGGCTAGACTTATGGCTTTAAAAGGAGCTCAAATTCTGATTTATCCTACTGCTATTGGTTGGTTTGACAAGGATGAAAAAGAAGAAAAACAAAGACAACTTGGCGCTTGGCTAGGGGTTCAAAAAGGACATGCTATTGCTAATGGTTTATATACCGTAGCAGTCAATAGAGTGGGCTTTGAAGAGGATAAAAGTGGTGTAGAAGAGGGGATAAGATTTTGGGGAAATTCTTTTGTTTTTGGGCCACAAGGTGAAGAAATTTGTATTTTAGATAGCGAAAATGAATGCGTAAAGCTTGTGGATATTGATTTAGAAAGAAGTGAAAATGTACGTCGTTGGTGGCCTTTTTTACGCGATAGACGCATAGAGTATTTTAGCGATTTATCAAAAAGATTTATTGATTGA
- a CDS encoding cation diffusion facilitator family transporter: protein MNLQKKATLIASLCAIVLALIKFVVGLTSGSVAVLSSAIDSLMDFAISAFNFLALKKSSQKANENYNFGFSKIEALMGLLEGAFIVSVGIFIFYESILKIYYKEEIINLNASIYVMIFALILTFLLVLFLNYVVKKTKSLIIESDALHYKTDCLTNACTLAALVLIYFTNLHIIDAIFGIVVSLYTAFSAFKIIKKALAFLMDEALPKEQVSQICALISSNPEVVSYHELKTRKTPNCNYLSVHLVFCPIISLLSAHKVSDEIENGVREMFNGEKWDIQIHLDPYDDEEQERQRQ, encoded by the coding sequence ATGAATTTGCAAAAAAAAGCAACACTTATAGCGAGTTTATGTGCCATAGTGTTAGCTTTGATTAAATTTGTGGTGGGATTAACGAGTGGCTCAGTGGCTGTGCTTTCAAGTGCGATTGATTCTTTGATGGATTTTGCAATATCGGCTTTTAACTTTTTAGCCTTAAAGAAAAGCTCTCAAAAGGCAAATGAGAATTATAATTTTGGTTTTTCCAAAATCGAAGCTTTGATGGGACTTTTAGAAGGTGCTTTCATCGTATCAGTAGGGATTTTTATTTTTTATGAAAGTATTTTAAAAATTTACTACAAAGAAGAAATTATTAATTTAAATGCAAGTATTTATGTAATGATCTTTGCTTTAATACTTACTTTTTTACTTGTGCTTTTTTTAAATTATGTGGTTAAAAAAACTAAAAGTTTGATTATAGAAAGTGATGCTTTGCATTATAAAACAGACTGTTTAACCAATGCTTGCACCTTAGCAGCTTTGGTTTTGATCTATTTTACAAATTTGCATATTATTGATGCGATTTTTGGTATAGTTGTAAGTCTTTATACTGCATTTTCTGCTTTTAAAATTATTAAAAAAGCTTTAGCTTTTTTAATGGATGAAGCTTTGCCTAAAGAACAAGTCAGTCAAATTTGCGCTTTAATATCTAGCAATCCTGAAGTTGTTTCTTATCATGAGTTAAAAACACGCAAAACTCCAAATTGCAATTATTTAAGCGTTCATTTGGTGTTTTGTCCTATAATTTCGCTTTTAAGCGCACACAAAGTTTCAGATGAGATAGAAAATGGCGTGCGCGAAATGTTTAATGGGGAGAAATGGGATATACAAATTCACCTAGATCCTTATGATGATGAAGAACAAGAAAGGCAAAGACAATGA
- a CDS encoding agmatine deiminase family protein: protein MIKSIPEWSEQEYLMLSLPHEKSDWKPYLGEIIQAYKEFVKATSEFQKVLLIAPNKSDFAPFENMTNVEFFICDTNDTWIRDFGAIDVLEDNHLKALDFTFNAWGNKFQSELDNEVNSKLFKEKFNEKLTKIDFILEGGSIDFNGEGVMLTSSNCLLNENRNSHLDKSQIEARLKEIFGLKQIIWLENGFIKGDDTDHHIDTLARFIDKNTIAYSICEDEEDEHYIPLQKMKKELEATGFDLVELPLPKPLYYEGRRLGATYANFVFVNDALIMPFYKDENDEIIKQRLAKALPKRKIIGVDARVFLRQNGSLHCSCQNRFKGLR from the coding sequence ATGATAAAATCAATTCCCGAATGGAGTGAGCAAGAATATTTAATGCTTTCTTTACCTCATGAAAAGAGCGATTGGAAGCCTTATTTAGGAGAGATTATACAGGCTTATAAGGAATTTGTTAAGGCAACAAGTGAATTTCAAAAGGTTTTACTTATCGCTCCTAATAAAAGCGACTTTGCTCCATTTGAAAATATGACAAATGTAGAATTTTTTATATGCGATACTAATGATACATGGATACGCGATTTTGGTGCTATTGATGTTTTAGAAGACAATCATTTAAAAGCTCTTGATTTTACTTTTAATGCTTGGGGAAATAAATTTCAAAGCGAGTTGGATAATGAAGTAAATTCTAAACTTTTCAAAGAAAAATTTAACGAAAAGCTTACAAAAATAGATTTTATTTTAGAGGGTGGAAGCATTGATTTTAATGGCGAAGGTGTGATGCTTACAAGTTCTAATTGTCTTTTAAATGAAAACAGAAATTCTCATTTGGATAAAAGCCAAATTGAGGCAAGGTTAAAAGAAATTTTTGGCTTAAAGCAAATCATTTGGCTAGAAAATGGTTTTATAAAAGGTGACGATACAGATCATCATATCGATACTTTGGCAAGATTTATCGATAAAAATACTATAGCATATTCTATTTGTGAAGATGAGGAAGATGAGCATTATATACCCTTGCAAAAGATGAAAAAAGAACTTGAAGCAACAGGGTTTGATTTAGTAGAATTACCCTTGCCAAAGCCTTTATATTATGAAGGAAGAAGACTTGGAGCTACTTATGCAAATTTTGTTTTTGTAAATGATGCCTTGATTATGCCTTTTTATAAGGATGAAAATGATGAAATTATAAAGCAAAGATTGGCCAAAGCATTGCCTAAACGCAAGATTATAGGCGTAGATGCAAGAGTATTTTTACGCCAAAATGGCTCTTTGCACTGCTCTTGTCAAAACCGTTTCAAGGGCTTAAGATGA
- a CDS encoding DEAD/DEAH box helicase, which yields MLDKLEKFLAYDNVFLSGGAGVGKSFLTNELIRSYKRQGKIVVALGSSALSAFNIAGVTLHSFFCLGYCQDMDMLSVFDRNQKQRERVVKLKESLKKIDLIIIDEISMVSADIFEMIGFRLKNSQFDGKILVVGDFFQLPPVIKEKKENLFANSTYAFSSFFWKELKFKNIKLTQPKRTHNLEFYGNLSLIRQGFLDDKILNFFENLCINTKELEELDDDYTLLCSINKKVNAVNDDRLSKLESPLVCFKAEIRKECKDIDEHKIQTWIKSLNILDELKIKIGARIIFCVNNWDKGYYNGEQGIIESITYEEDKTYIGIMKSNGVKIMLEPYVFFMEELEQNNNEMFINVLASVSQFPIKLAYAITIHKSQGMSIEKLVCDIDHIFENGQLYVALSRAINPTTLKIYFTKRINFKAYFASILKFDTSVREFYQNNDFLDLELENNII from the coding sequence ATGCTTGATAAACTAGAGAAATTTTTAGCCTATGATAATGTTTTTTTAAGCGGTGGTGCAGGTGTTGGGAAAAGTTTTTTAACCAATGAACTCATACGCTCTTATAAAAGACAAGGCAAGATCGTTGTAGCTCTTGGTTCTAGTGCGCTTTCGGCATTTAATATAGCAGGAGTAACTCTACATAGCTTTTTTTGTTTGGGTTATTGTCAAGATATGGATATGCTTAGTGTTTTTGATCGCAATCAAAAACAAAGAGAAAGGGTTGTAAAATTAAAAGAAAGTCTTAAAAAAATTGATCTGATTATCATCGATGAAATTTCTATGGTAAGTGCTGATATTTTTGAGATGATAGGTTTTAGATTAAAAAATTCGCAATTTGATGGTAAAATTTTAGTTGTGGGTGATTTTTTTCAATTACCGCCCGTGATTAAAGAAAAAAAAGAAAATCTTTTTGCAAATTCTACTTATGCTTTTTCTTCCTTTTTTTGGAAGGAATTAAAATTTAAAAATATCAAACTAACTCAGCCAAAAAGAACGCATAATTTAGAATTTTATGGAAATTTATCCTTGATTAGACAAGGATTTTTAGATGATAAAATTTTAAATTTTTTTGAAAATTTATGTATAAATACAAAAGAATTAGAAGAATTAGATGATGATTATACCTTGCTTTGTAGCATAAATAAAAAGGTAAATGCTGTCAATGATGATAGATTAAGCAAGCTTGAAAGTCCACTTGTTTGCTTTAAAGCTGAAATTCGTAAAGAATGCAAAGATATAGACGAGCATAAAATTCAAACTTGGATAAAAAGTTTAAATATTTTAGATGAGCTTAAGATCAAAATAGGCGCACGCATTATTTTTTGTGTAAATAATTGGGATAAGGGATATTACAATGGCGAGCAAGGTATCATTGAAAGCATTACTTATGAAGAGGATAAAACTTATATTGGTATTATGAAAAGTAATGGTGTTAAAATCATGCTTGAACCCTATGTATTTTTCATGGAAGAGCTTGAGCAAAACAACAATGAAATGTTTATCAATGTGCTTGCAAGTGTAAGTCAATTTCCCATTAAACTAGCTTATGCTATTACCATACATAAATCACAGGGTATGAGTATAGAAAAATTAGTATGTGATATCGATCATATTTTTGAAAACGGACAGCTTTATGTGGCTTTGTCGCGTGCTATAAATCCTACTACTCTTAAAATTTATTTTACAAAAAGAATAAATTTTAAAGCCTATTTTGCTAGTATTTTAAAATTCGATACAAGCGTAAGAGAATTTTATCAAAATAATGATTTTTTAGATCTTGAATTAGAAAATAATATCATTTAA
- the purH gene encoding bifunctional phosphoribosylaminoimidazolecarboxamide formyltransferase/IMP cyclohydrolase — protein MRALLSVSDKEGIVEFGKELENLGFELLSTGGTFKLLKENGVKVVEVSEFTKSPELFEGRVKTLHPKIHGGILHKRSDENHIKQAKENGILGIDLVCVNLYPFKKTTIMTDDFDEIIENIDIGGPAMIRSAAKNYKDVMVLCDPLDYEKTIEVLKKGENDEKFRLNLMIKAYEHTANYDSYIANYMNERFNNGFGASKFIVGQKVFDTKYGENPHQKGALYEFDAFFSTNFKALKGEASFNNLTDINAALNLASSFDKAPAIAIVKHGNPCGFAIKENLVQSYTHALKCDSISAYGGVVAINGTLDEALANKINEIYVEVIIAANVDEKALAVFEGKKRIKIFTQESPYLIRSFDSYDFKHIDGGFVYQNSDEVGEDELKNAKLVSQREASQAEIQDLEIAMKVAALTKSNNVVYVKNGAMVAIGMGMTSRIDAAKAAIAKAQEMGLDLQGCVLASEAFFPFRDSIDEASKVGVKAIVEPGGSIRDDEVIQAANEYGIALYFTGVRHFLH, from the coding sequence ATGAGAGCATTATTAAGTGTGAGTGATAAAGAAGGTATAGTAGAATTCGGAAAAGAGCTTGAAAATCTAGGCTTTGAGCTACTTTCAACGGGCGGTACTTTTAAACTCTTAAAAGAAAATGGAGTAAAGGTTGTTGAAGTGAGTGAATTTACAAAAAGTCCTGAGCTTTTTGAAGGACGCGTAAAAACCTTGCACCCAAAAATTCACGGCGGAATTTTACATAAAAGAAGTGATGAAAATCATATCAAGCAAGCAAAAGAAAATGGAATTTTAGGCATTGATTTAGTTTGTGTGAATTTATATCCTTTTAAAAAGACCACTATAATGACAGATGATTTTGATGAAATCATAGAAAATATCGATATAGGCGGTCCTGCGATGATAAGAAGTGCGGCTAAAAATTATAAAGATGTGATGGTGCTTTGTGATCCGCTTGATTATGAAAAGACAATTGAAGTTTTAAAAAAGGGTGAAAATGATGAGAAATTTCGCCTAAATTTGATGATAAAGGCTTATGAGCATACAGCAAATTATGATTCTTATATTGCAAATTATATGAATGAGCGCTTTAATAATGGCTTTGGAGCGAGTAAATTTATAGTAGGTCAAAAGGTTTTTGATACAAAATACGGCGAAAATCCACATCAAAAAGGCGCTTTGTATGAATTCGATGCCTTTTTTAGTACCAATTTTAAGGCCCTAAAAGGCGAGGCAAGTTTTAATAATCTTACCGATATTAACGCAGCTTTAAATCTAGCAAGCAGTTTTGATAAGGCTCCTGCTATTGCTATTGTAAAACATGGAAATCCTTGTGGTTTTGCGATAAAAGAAAATTTAGTGCAAAGCTATACACATGCTTTAAAATGCGATAGTATAAGTGCTTATGGAGGAGTAGTTGCTATAAATGGAACCCTTGATGAGGCTTTAGCAAATAAGATCAATGAAATTTATGTAGAAGTGATTATCGCAGCCAATGTAGATGAAAAAGCTTTGGCTGTATTTGAGGGTAAAAAGCGTATTAAAATCTTTACTCAAGAGAGTCCTTATTTGATTAGAAGTTTTGATAGTTATGATTTTAAACATATAGATGGAGGCTTTGTATATCAAAATAGCGATGAAGTGGGTGAAGATGAGCTTAAAAATGCCAAGCTTGTAAGTCAAAGAGAAGCAAGTCAAGCAGAAATTCAAGATCTTGAGATTGCAATGAAAGTTGCAGCTCTTACAAAATCAAACAATGTTGTTTATGTAAAAAATGGCGCTATGGTAGCCATAGGAATGGGTATGACAAGCAGGATTGATGCAGCTAAAGCAGCTATTGCTAAAGCGCAAGAAATGGGTCTTGATTTACAAGGTTGTGTTTTAGCTAGCGAAGCCTTTTTTCCTTTTAGAGATAGCATAGATGAAGCAAGTAAAGTAGGGGTTAAAGCCATAGTAGAACCAGGTGGAAGCATAAGAGATGATGAAGTGATACAAGCTGCAAATGAGTACGGTATAGCGCTTTATTTTACAGGAGTGAGACATTTTTTACATTAA